In Zhaonella formicivorans, one DNA window encodes the following:
- the addA gene encoding helicase-exonuclease AddAB subunit AddA, translating into MSKGNWTEEQWSAITARGSNLLVAAAAGAGKTAVLVERVFLRISSEEDPVDVDRLLVVTFTNAAAAEMRERIGTALLQALNANPGSRHLERQLSLLNRAPITTLHAFCLELVRQHFYRLDLDPNFRIADDTEAVLLRLEVLEELLETYYEKEDPDFLRLVECYGGERDDAALQDLILRLDTFARSQPWPKQWLEQAAVSFRLPGEISPDELPWIKNLKESIFLELEKAESLLMRALVISRQPGGPAPYEANLEEDLALIQELKAACCLPWKEMGAAFRGFKFKTLKRCQSDVDENLKKQAQAFRDEAKKLTVQLRDAYFLREPEDWFQDFSELEPLVKMLCRLTAEFQEAYRQAKLKRCLVDFSDLEHFSLELLMEPESGPGNLIPSAIAAELRERFVEVLVDEYQDINSMQDTILQLVSRQGSTWPNLFMVGDVKQSIYRFRLAEPGLFLHKYKSYASEPGTLERRIDLSKNFRSRREVVDGTNFIFRQIMTERFGEMAYDAKAELVYGADYPPVEGQWPAELHLIDRKTPETPAEEAGEEKDISAEHESDVEELGATQLEARFIGRRIQELLAGKNGSPFLVFDRGMKSYRPVTYRDIVVLLRATKNSANVFLEEFRQLGIPAHAELGTGYLAAAEVETLLALLKVIDNPLQDIPLAAVLRSPLVGLSAQELAYIRLCSIQGDFYKAVKCKAREKDELGLRLKSFLERLNRWRTLARRNTLADLIWTIYRETGYYDYVGGMPGGAQRQANLRALHDRARQYEKTTYRGLFRFLRFIERLQDSGSDLGAARALGENENVVRIMSIHKSKGLEFPVVFLAGLGKRFNLLDLNKEMLLHQELGIGPALVRPEERLVYPTLAKLAIKHRLKLEMLAEEMRVLYVAMTRAREKLIMVGTVPDLAKASGTWVQHAFTRGWPLAEASLAAAKCFLDWICPALARHPAGLPLSKTAGAEVDLQPEIVVDPSVWEIKLWDKNSLQGEQLTPAREEALWEKVRRFEPVEVEGVKAPFLRDRLSWRYPYSQFAGVTAKLAVSEVKERFAHLDREGRVSVYQPPVLERPRFLQESKGLSAAERGSAMHLVMQHLDLQHQLDSDQLIMLLAELEVEEILTAEQKAAVDVEKIREFLESPLGVRMRKAAKIYKEMPFSLMLPAHEIYPELEKSDEQVLIQGVIDCLLDEGDGFVLIDYKTDQVEEGRIDKLVQTYRGQLYLYARAVETILRRPVKEKILYLFEAGKAVKV; encoded by the coding sequence TTGAGTAAAGGGAATTGGACGGAGGAGCAGTGGAGCGCGATTACCGCCAGGGGCTCTAACCTCCTGGTGGCGGCAGCGGCCGGGGCAGGTAAAACGGCGGTGTTGGTGGAACGGGTATTTTTGCGGATCAGCAGTGAAGAAGATCCGGTAGATGTGGACAGGCTCTTGGTCGTGACATTTACTAATGCTGCGGCTGCTGAGATGCGGGAACGGATCGGTACAGCCTTATTGCAAGCGCTCAATGCTAATCCTGGCTCCCGGCATCTGGAGCGGCAATTGTCCCTGTTAAACCGCGCCCCCATCACCACGCTGCATGCCTTTTGCCTTGAGCTGGTGCGACAGCATTTTTACCGTTTAGACCTGGATCCCAATTTCCGGATTGCCGATGATACGGAAGCTGTTTTACTGCGGCTTGAAGTTTTAGAGGAGCTTTTGGAAACTTATTATGAAAAAGAAGATCCGGACTTTCTCCGGTTGGTTGAATGCTACGGAGGGGAAAGGGATGATGCAGCTTTACAGGACTTGATCCTGCGCCTGGATACATTTGCCCGGAGTCAACCCTGGCCTAAACAGTGGCTTGAGCAGGCAGCCGTTAGTTTCAGGTTGCCGGGGGAGATTTCGCCGGATGAATTGCCATGGATAAAGAATTTGAAGGAAAGCATTTTTTTGGAATTGGAGAAGGCAGAAAGTTTGCTCATGAGGGCTCTGGTCATCAGCCGTCAACCGGGGGGCCCGGCTCCTTACGAAGCTAATTTAGAGGAGGATCTCGCTCTTATCCAGGAACTGAAAGCAGCATGCTGCTTACCTTGGAAGGAGATGGGTGCCGCTTTCCGGGGGTTTAAATTTAAGACACTGAAGCGCTGCCAAAGCGATGTGGATGAAAACCTAAAAAAACAGGCGCAAGCTTTTAGGGACGAGGCAAAGAAATTAACGGTCCAGTTAAGAGATGCATATTTTTTGCGGGAACCGGAAGATTGGTTCCAGGACTTTTCCGAGCTTGAACCTTTAGTTAAAATGCTCTGCCGTTTAACAGCGGAGTTTCAGGAGGCTTACCGTCAGGCCAAGCTAAAACGCTGCCTGGTTGATTTCAGCGACCTGGAGCATTTTAGTTTGGAACTGCTCATGGAACCTGAATCGGGACCGGGGAACTTAATCCCTTCGGCGATAGCTGCAGAGCTGCGGGAGCGCTTTGTTGAGGTGCTGGTGGATGAATACCAGGATATCAACTCTATGCAGGATACCATACTCCAGCTTGTTTCCCGACAGGGAAGCACGTGGCCCAACCTTTTTATGGTGGGCGACGTGAAGCAAAGCATTTATCGCTTCAGGTTGGCAGAGCCGGGCCTCTTCCTCCACAAGTACAAAAGCTATGCATCTGAACCCGGCACTTTGGAGCGGCGAATAGATCTTAGTAAAAACTTTCGCAGCCGGAGGGAAGTGGTGGATGGCACCAACTTTATTTTCCGGCAAATCATGACGGAGCGGTTTGGGGAAATGGCTTACGATGCCAAGGCTGAGCTGGTTTACGGAGCTGATTATCCTCCCGTGGAAGGGCAGTGGCCAGCCGAGCTGCACTTGATTGACAGGAAAACTCCTGAAACGCCTGCGGAGGAAGCGGGGGAAGAAAAGGATATTTCTGCAGAACATGAAAGCGATGTCGAGGAGCTGGGCGCTACTCAGCTGGAAGCCAGGTTCATTGGGCGGCGTATCCAGGAACTGTTGGCAGGTAAAAATGGTTCGCCTTTCCTGGTGTTTGATCGAGGAATGAAGAGCTACAGGCCGGTTACTTACCGGGATATAGTGGTGCTGCTTAGGGCCACAAAAAACAGCGCCAATGTTTTCCTGGAGGAGTTCAGGCAGTTGGGCATACCTGCTCATGCCGAATTGGGCACAGGCTACTTGGCTGCAGCGGAGGTAGAAACCCTCCTGGCGTTGTTAAAGGTAATAGATAACCCGTTACAGGACATCCCTTTAGCTGCAGTCTTGCGGTCCCCGCTGGTAGGACTGTCAGCCCAGGAGTTAGCCTATATCCGGCTTTGCTCCATCCAGGGGGATTTCTACAAAGCGGTAAAATGTAAAGCCCGGGAAAAAGATGAACTGGGGCTGCGGCTAAAAAGTTTTTTGGAGCGCCTTAACAGGTGGCGTACTTTGGCCCGCCGGAACACCTTGGCTGATTTGATCTGGACCATCTACAGGGAAACGGGTTACTACGATTATGTAGGCGGCATGCCGGGGGGAGCACAGCGCCAGGCTAACCTGAGAGCTCTCCATGACCGGGCTCGGCAGTACGAAAAGACTACTTACCGGGGGTTGTTCAGGTTTTTGCGGTTTATCGAACGGCTGCAGGACAGCGGCAGCGACCTGGGTGCAGCCAGAGCTTTGGGCGAAAATGAAAATGTTGTGCGCATCATGAGCATCCACAAAAGCAAAGGCCTGGAATTTCCTGTTGTTTTTCTCGCCGGGCTGGGAAAGCGGTTTAATCTTTTGGACTTAAATAAGGAGATGCTTTTGCATCAAGAATTAGGAATTGGCCCTGCGCTGGTGAGACCCGAAGAGCGATTGGTTTATCCCACCTTAGCCAAGCTGGCAATTAAACACCGCTTGAAGCTGGAGATGCTGGCGGAAGAAATGCGGGTACTATATGTTGCCATGACCCGGGCCAGAGAAAAACTGATTATGGTGGGGACTGTGCCCGATTTGGCAAAAGCGTCGGGCACTTGGGTGCAGCATGCTTTTACCCGGGGCTGGCCACTGGCGGAGGCAAGCCTGGCTGCCGCCAAATGTTTTTTGGACTGGATCTGTCCGGCGCTGGCCCGGCACCCGGCAGGTTTGCCTTTAAGCAAAACAGCCGGGGCGGAGGTGGATCTGCAGCCGGAAATTGTCGTTGACCCTTCAGTCTGGGAGATTAAGCTGTGGGATAAAAACAGCTTGCAAGGCGAGCAACTCACACCGGCAAGGGAGGAGGCCTTATGGGAAAAAGTCCGCCGTTTTGAACCGGTTGAGGTGGAAGGAGTTAAGGCGCCTTTTTTAAGAGACCGCTTAAGCTGGAGATACCCTTACAGCCAATTCGCCGGGGTAACGGCCAAATTGGCTGTTTCCGAGGTTAAAGAGCGGTTTGCCCATCTTGACAGGGAGGGGCGGGTAAGTGTTTATCAGCCTCCCGTGTTGGAACGTCCCCGGTTTTTACAGGAAAGCAAAGGGCTTTCGGCGGCAGAACGGGGTTCTGCCATGCACCTGGTAATGCAGCACCTTGATTTGCAGCACCAGCTCGATTCCGACCAACTCATCATGCTCTTAGCTGAACTGGAAGTTGAAGAAATATTAACCGCTGAACAAAAGGCAGCCGTGGATGTAGAGAAAATCAGGGAATTTCTTGAGTCCCCGCTGGGGGTTCGCATGCGGAAAGCAGCTAAAATCTACAAGGAAATGCCTTTTAGCTTAATGCTGCCTGCCCACGAAATATACCCGGAACTGGAGAAAAGCGATGAGCAGGTATTGATTCAGGGGGTAATCGACTGTTTGCTGGATGAGGGGGATGGGTTCGTGCTGATTGACTACAAGACCGATCAGGTTGAGGAAGGGCGGATAGACAAACTGGTTCAGACTTACCGCGGTCAGCTTTATCTTTATGCCAGAGCGGTGGAGACAATTTTACGACGCCCGGTGAAAGAAAAAATCCTTTACCTTTTTGAAGCGGGAAAGGCAGTTAAAGTATGA
- the addB gene encoding helicase-exonuclease AddAB subunit AddB — MSLQFILGRAGSGKTHTCWEDIRWELQQAEVSQPLILLVPEQATFQNELALASTPGLGGIMRAQVLSFQRLAWRVLQEVGGSARVLLDDLGKRMALRGLVEQHKDKLQLFYRAADQPGFIDSLAAALSELKAYCLTPATIKGILDSGLLAAHGLLGVKLQDLYLLYQKLEEYLASQYLDPDDYLLLLAERLEKSPTVQDAKIWLDGFSGFTPQEYKVLEKLLQVAGEVKITLCLEPKGSSQKPNETELFYPTKETLFKVESLARRLGVTVREPVVLAAAVPYRFREAEELAYLEKYFFQRPAAPYRGQTSRIKLVAAANRRAEVEGVAREIARLSREQGLRWREIAVILRDLEPYEQLIATVFTDHGIPFFIDRKKTVLHHPLVELIRSALEVIETNWNYEPVFRYLKTDLVPLSREKVDLLENYCLAHGLRGKSWTDGKPWSYRRQYTVGEETELTPWEEQELALINEARTVAAGDLLVLSQKLKEAKNVREMATALFELLASLNVQAKLNAWSKAAQQQGRLEEAREHVQVWNEILNLLDQIVEALGEEELSLEYFSKVLETGLESLRLGLIPPALDQVLVNNLEHSRNPNVKAAFVLGINDGVFPQRAKEEGLFSEVERENLKRYGLELAPGSRRRLFDEQFLIYLALTRASRYLWLSYPLADEEGRALMPSVVIARIKELLPHLPEKICTVEPTVSGEDEEEFISHPGRTLSFLAARLREAKAGRELSPLWWEVYNYFVDDPLYAAKSRWVLQSLFHRNNEGNISGTVSRALYGKRFRSSVSRLEKYASCPFAHFLSYGLRLQERSIYRLAAPDLGQFFHAALKIFVERLEAQNLEWGVLSRQECSRLTSEVVKELAPKLQNEILLSTARYRYLTRKLQQTVERAALVLTEHARRGSFRPVGLELGFGTGEKLPPLLFDLGNGLTMELTGRIDRVDLARCATGNYFRIIDYKSNFSRLTLEDIYHGLKLQLLAYLDVILNHAELLTGEPGKPAGILYFSVKDPLIPGGGPMPLEQLEKEIYKKLKMQGYVLADAEVVREMDRAIAGHSELIPAALKNDGTFHANSRVLTPEQFELLRKHLRETLQLVGREIMAGKVKIEPYRKGNNTSCQYCNFKPVCQFDLLLEDNVYRLLSEDCKEEIWLKFALKGVEAVE, encoded by the coding sequence TTGAGCTTACAGTTTATTCTCGGGCGGGCCGGTTCGGGCAAAACCCATACCTGCTGGGAGGATATCAGGTGGGAATTGCAGCAGGCAGAGGTAAGCCAGCCTTTAATTCTCCTCGTCCCGGAACAAGCCACCTTTCAAAATGAACTGGCATTAGCCTCTACCCCTGGTTTGGGGGGGATTATGCGGGCCCAGGTCCTGAGCTTTCAACGGTTAGCCTGGCGTGTGCTCCAGGAAGTAGGTGGATCGGCCCGGGTACTGCTGGATGACTTGGGAAAAAGGATGGCGCTCCGGGGGCTTGTGGAGCAGCATAAAGATAAGCTGCAGCTTTTTTACCGCGCGGCTGACCAGCCGGGTTTTATTGATAGCCTGGCCGCTGCCCTGTCTGAATTAAAAGCCTATTGCCTTACTCCTGCGACTATTAAAGGGATTTTGGATTCCGGCCTGCTGGCTGCTCACGGTTTGCTTGGCGTGAAACTACAAGACCTTTATTTGCTTTACCAGAAATTAGAGGAATACCTGGCCTCACAATACCTGGACCCCGATGACTACCTGCTGCTCTTGGCTGAACGCCTAGAAAAGTCCCCTACTGTGCAGGACGCCAAAATCTGGCTGGACGGTTTTTCAGGCTTTACGCCCCAGGAATACAAAGTATTGGAAAAGCTTCTGCAGGTTGCCGGAGAAGTGAAGATAACCCTTTGCTTGGAACCTAAGGGCAGCTCTCAAAAGCCTAATGAAACAGAACTGTTTTATCCTACTAAGGAAACCTTATTTAAAGTGGAGTCCTTAGCCCGACGGTTAGGGGTAACAGTCAGGGAGCCAGTGGTGCTTGCTGCTGCCGTACCTTACCGCTTCCGGGAGGCAGAGGAGTTGGCCTACCTGGAAAAGTACTTTTTTCAGCGCCCTGCCGCTCCTTATCGAGGCCAAACTTCGCGCATAAAATTAGTAGCTGCCGCTAACCGCCGGGCGGAAGTGGAAGGGGTTGCCAGAGAGATTGCCAGGCTGAGCCGGGAGCAAGGCTTGCGCTGGCGGGAAATAGCTGTGATCTTAAGGGATTTGGAACCTTACGAGCAATTAATCGCCACCGTTTTTACCGACCACGGCATTCCATTTTTTATCGACCGCAAGAAGACGGTACTCCACCATCCGCTGGTGGAGTTAATTCGCTCCGCTTTGGAAGTGATTGAGACCAATTGGAATTACGAGCCGGTCTTCAGATATCTGAAAACCGATTTAGTCCCTCTCTCCAGGGAAAAGGTTGACCTTCTGGAAAACTATTGCTTGGCCCATGGTCTGAGAGGGAAAAGCTGGACTGATGGTAAGCCCTGGAGCTACCGTCGGCAATATACTGTGGGGGAGGAAACGGAACTGACCCCCTGGGAAGAGCAGGAATTGGCACTGATCAATGAGGCAAGGACAGTGGCTGCCGGGGATTTACTGGTTCTATCCCAAAAACTTAAAGAGGCGAAAAATGTGCGGGAAATGGCAACTGCTCTCTTTGAACTTCTGGCTTCTCTCAATGTACAAGCAAAGCTGAATGCTTGGAGCAAGGCTGCACAGCAGCAGGGACGCCTGGAGGAAGCCCGGGAGCACGTACAGGTTTGGAATGAAATTCTAAACCTCTTGGACCAAATAGTGGAAGCACTGGGCGAAGAAGAATTATCCCTGGAATATTTCAGCAAAGTATTGGAGACGGGTCTGGAAAGTTTACGGCTGGGCTTAATCCCGCCGGCTTTGGACCAGGTGCTGGTCAACAATCTGGAGCACTCCCGCAATCCCAATGTAAAAGCTGCCTTTGTGCTGGGGATTAATGACGGCGTATTTCCGCAGCGCGCCAAGGAAGAAGGTCTTTTTAGCGAGGTTGAACGGGAAAATCTCAAACGCTACGGTTTGGAACTTGCCCCGGGAAGCAGGCGGCGCCTCTTCGACGAACAATTTTTAATTTACCTGGCTTTGACCAGGGCCAGCCGGTACCTGTGGTTGAGCTACCCGCTGGCAGACGAAGAAGGCCGGGCTTTAATGCCTTCGGTTGTAATTGCCCGGATTAAGGAGCTCTTGCCCCATTTGCCGGAAAAGATATGTACCGTTGAGCCAACAGTATCTGGTGAAGATGAAGAGGAGTTTATCTCCCATCCCGGACGCACTCTGTCCTTCCTGGCTGCAAGGCTAAGAGAAGCCAAGGCGGGTCGGGAATTAAGCCCGCTCTGGTGGGAAGTCTATAATTATTTTGTGGACGATCCTCTATACGCCGCAAAAAGCAGGTGGGTTTTGCAGAGTTTGTTCCACCGCAACAATGAGGGCAATATTTCGGGGACGGTAAGCCGGGCTCTCTACGGCAAGCGTTTTAGAAGCAGTGTTTCCCGCTTGGAGAAGTACGCCTCCTGTCCTTTTGCCCATTTTTTATCCTACGGATTGAGGCTGCAGGAGCGAAGCATCTACCGGCTTGCGGCGCCCGATCTGGGTCAATTTTTTCATGCTGCCCTGAAAATTTTTGTGGAAAGATTAGAAGCCCAAAACCTGGAATGGGGAGTTTTAAGCCGTCAAGAATGCAGTCGGTTGACTTCTGAGGTAGTCAAGGAACTGGCCCCCAAGCTGCAAAATGAAATTTTGCTCAGTACCGCCCGCTATCGTTATTTAACCCGAAAATTGCAGCAGACAGTGGAACGGGCTGCCCTGGTGCTGACAGAGCATGCCCGGCGCGGCAGTTTCCGCCCTGTAGGTCTGGAACTGGGATTTGGCACCGGGGAAAAACTGCCGCCGCTCCTTTTTGATTTGGGTAACGGTTTGACTATGGAGCTCACGGGCAGGATTGACCGGGTGGATCTGGCCAGGTGTGCCACCGGCAATTATTTCCGGATTATTGATTATAAATCCAATTTTTCCCGGCTTACTTTGGAGGATATTTACCATGGCCTGAAACTGCAGCTTTTAGCTTACCTGGATGTGATTCTAAACCATGCGGAGCTCCTCACGGGTGAACCGGGTAAACCGGCAGGGATACTCTATTTCAGTGTAAAAGATCCTTTGATCCCTGGCGGTGGCCCCATGCCTTTGGAGCAATTGGAAAAAGAAATCTATAAAAAATTAAAAATGCAGGGTTATGTGCTGGCCGATGCCGAGGTGGTCAGAGAAATGGACCGGGCCATCGCAGGACATTCGGAACTTATTCCTGCGGCTTTAAAAAACGATGGCACCTTTCATGCCAATTCCCGGGTACTGACTCCGGAGCAGTTCGAACTGCTGCGCAAGCACTTACGGGAAACTCTGCAGCTAGTGGGCAGGGAAATTATGGCAGGGAAGGTGAAAATTGAGCCGTACCGCAAAGGCAATAACACGTCCTGCCAGTACTGCAATTTCAAACCGGTATGTCAATTTGACCTGTTGTTGGAAGACAACGTCTACAGGTTGCTCAGCGAGGATTGCAAGGAAGAAATATGGCTGAAGTTTGCTCTTAAGGGGGTGGAAGCCGTTGAGTAA